The following proteins are co-located in the Aurantiacibacter atlanticus genome:
- a CDS encoding isopenicillin N synthase family dioxygenase, with translation MSDLASISLSSPLPEISDELGRSFAEYGFAIVRDHGIPQSLIDRAENLARDFFALPEDTKRAYQIAGGGGARGYTPFGTEIAKDAAVHDLKEFWHVGRDLPQGHPLSSFMAPNIWPSEVPGFREVFEELYAEFDKAGATILRAIAIHLGLTERFFDDTVKDGNSVMRLLHYPPLGNDVPEGAIRAAAHGDINTITLLLGAEEPGLELLNRQCEWVPVSPPQGALAVNVGDMLERLTNNRLRSTTHRVVNPGGEAARRARYSMPFFLHFRPDYLIEPLDQCITPGDDSAPTITAHDFLLQRLKEIGLA, from the coding sequence ATGTCCGATCTCGCATCCATCTCGCTCTCCAGCCCGCTGCCTGAAATATCTGACGAGCTTGGCCGCAGCTTTGCCGAATACGGTTTCGCCATCGTGCGCGATCACGGCATCCCGCAATCGCTGATCGACCGCGCGGAAAATCTGGCGCGGGACTTTTTCGCACTGCCGGAAGATACCAAGCGAGCCTATCAGATAGCGGGCGGCGGCGGCGCGCGTGGCTATACCCCTTTCGGCACCGAAATAGCCAAGGATGCCGCGGTCCATGATCTCAAGGAATTCTGGCATGTCGGTCGTGATCTACCGCAGGGACACCCGCTTTCCAGTTTCATGGCCCCCAATATCTGGCCATCCGAAGTGCCCGGCTTCCGCGAGGTTTTTGAAGAATTATACGCCGAGTTCGACAAGGCGGGCGCGACGATCCTGCGCGCCATTGCAATTCATCTTGGCCTCACTGAGCGCTTTTTCGATGACACGGTAAAGGATGGCAATTCCGTGATGCGCCTGCTGCATTACCCGCCGTTGGGTAACGATGTTCCCGAAGGTGCAATTCGCGCAGCAGCGCATGGCGACATCAATACCATCACGCTTCTGCTAGGTGCCGAGGAACCCGGGCTGGAACTGCTGAACAGGCAGTGTGAATGGGTGCCGGTGTCGCCTCCTCAAGGCGCGCTGGCGGTAAATGTGGGCGATATGCTGGAACGTCTCACCAACAATCGCCTGCGTTCGACAACGCATCGCGTGGTCAATCCCGGCGGTGAAGCGGCACGGCGGGCGCGCTATTCCATGCCCTTCTTCCTGCACTTCCGGCCCGATTACCTTATCGAACCACTGGATCAGTGCATCACGCCAGGTGATGATTCTGCGCCGACAATCACCGCACATGATTTCCTTCTGCAACGCCTGAAGGAAATCGGGCTCGCATAA
- a CDS encoding NupC/NupG family nucleoside CNT transporter, which produces MPPQLISLAGIAAILLIAFLLSTGKRRIKPRVVGAAFALQALMAVLVLRTPWGVQAIQFLSNGVIALLDFSKVGITSVFGPMESNPFANTFVIAALPVIVFFAAIVSILYHWGIMQRLVRWVGGVIGWITGISKVEALGSAANIFVGQSESPLVVRPYLAALTPSRLFTLMTVGMAGVAGTILAAYASFIGTEAVPFLLAAAFMSAPGGILMAKMIMPDDDCGLARDAAQLAGIDADDIRLPSARISAEGPAALTESGKPHEVEVAETFEEGHRPANVIEAAAQGTQTGIKLAVAVGGMVMVFVALVALANGILGGIGGWIGYPDVSFQQLLGFVFAPVMYVVGIPDWDQAQVAGGLFGTKIVLNEFVAFIDLGSEAGAGLTDRSRAIITFALCGFANFSSIAIQMAVTGGLAPNQRPVIAKLGLRALAAGSLANLMSAALAGLLLPY; this is translated from the coding sequence GTGCCTCCCCAATTGATCTCGCTTGCGGGGATCGCGGCGATACTCTTGATCGCCTTTCTCCTTTCTACCGGCAAGCGCCGGATCAAGCCGCGTGTGGTTGGTGCCGCTTTTGCCTTGCAGGCCTTGATGGCAGTGCTGGTATTGCGCACACCCTGGGGTGTTCAGGCCATCCAGTTCCTATCGAACGGGGTGATCGCGCTGCTCGATTTTTCGAAGGTCGGCATCACATCGGTGTTCGGACCGATGGAAAGCAATCCCTTTGCCAATACATTTGTCATCGCCGCATTGCCGGTGATCGTCTTTTTCGCGGCTATCGTCTCCATTCTCTATCATTGGGGCATAATGCAGCGGCTGGTGCGTTGGGTAGGCGGCGTGATCGGGTGGATTACCGGCATCAGCAAGGTAGAGGCGCTGGGCAGTGCCGCCAATATCTTCGTCGGCCAGTCCGAAAGCCCTCTAGTGGTGCGCCCCTATCTTGCCGCGCTGACGCCCAGTCGGCTGTTCACGCTGATGACAGTCGGGATGGCCGGTGTCGCGGGCACTATCCTTGCCGCCTATGCCAGTTTCATCGGAACAGAGGCGGTGCCTTTCCTGCTGGCTGCTGCCTTCATGTCCGCGCCGGGCGGTATCCTGATGGCCAAGATGATCATGCCGGATGATGATTGCGGACTTGCACGTGATGCGGCCCAACTGGCCGGCATCGACGCTGATGACATCCGTTTGCCGTCTGCCAGGATCAGTGCAGAAGGCCCTGCTGCATTGACAGAAAGCGGAAAGCCCCATGAAGTCGAAGTCGCAGAGACCTTCGAAGAAGGCCATCGGCCCGCCAATGTGATCGAGGCAGCTGCACAGGGCACGCAGACCGGCATCAAGCTGGCCGTTGCGGTTGGCGGAATGGTGATGGTCTTTGTTGCACTGGTGGCCTTGGCAAACGGGATACTTGGCGGCATTGGTGGCTGGATTGGCTATCCCGATGTCAGCTTCCAGCAATTGCTCGGCTTCGTCTTTGCGCCGGTCATGTATGTCGTCGGTATCCCTGACTGGGACCAGGCGCAGGTCGCGGGCGGCTTGTTTGGCACCAAGATCGTTCTCAACGAATTCGTCGCCTTTATCGATCTGGGATCAGAGGCAGGCGCAGGCCTTACGGATCGCAGCCGTGCCATTATCACCTTTGCGCTTTGTGGCTTTGCGAATTTCAGTTCCATCGCGATCCAGATGGCAGTCACTGGCGGCCTTGCCCCCAACCAGCGCCCCGTCATCGCCAAATTGGGATTGCGCGCCCTTGCCGCAGGTTCGCTTGCCAATTTGATGAGCGCGGCACTGGCGGGCCTTCTCTTGCCATATTAA
- a CDS encoding queuosine precursor transporter: MDEHSQANSIPRPLFLLATLYGGMTCIAGVLGAKQVAIGPLAVEAGIFPFLFLVAISSAVAALYGRAMANQLVRFGFVPLLVAIGLTFLVLSLPTDDGMYEPAKDAFPIILGQTWRLMAAGILAYGISMTLNVWIFARLGQGGTRFAAIRGATASVISQVVDTMIFITVAFYGVRDIGELLLGQSLAKVVLSIVLVPPVLHLLIHIARRMDGNLAKPVQ, translated from the coding sequence ATGGACGAACACAGCCAAGCCAATTCCATCCCCCGCCCGCTATTCCTCCTCGCTACGCTTTATGGCGGCATGACCTGCATCGCAGGCGTGCTGGGTGCAAAGCAGGTGGCGATAGGACCGCTGGCGGTGGAAGCGGGGATTTTCCCTTTCCTGTTTCTCGTCGCGATTTCGAGTGCGGTTGCTGCGCTATATGGCCGTGCCATGGCTAACCAATTGGTGCGCTTCGGTTTCGTGCCACTGCTGGTCGCGATCGGACTGACGTTCCTCGTGCTGTCGCTCCCCACGGATGACGGAATGTACGAACCAGCCAAGGATGCTTTCCCGATCATCCTCGGCCAGACTTGGCGGCTGATGGCGGCAGGCATATTGGCCTATGGTATTTCCATGACGCTCAATGTCTGGATTTTTGCGCGGCTGGGGCAGGGCGGAACACGCTTTGCCGCCATCCGCGGAGCCACGGCATCTGTCATCAGTCAAGTGGTGGACACTATGATCTTCATCACTGTCGCCTTTTACGGTGTGCGTGATATCGGAGAGCTGTTGCTGGGCCAGTCGCTTGCCAAGGTCGTGTTGTCCATCGTGCTGGTGCCGCCCGTCTTGCATCTGCTGATCCACATCGCCCGCCGCATGGACGGAAATTTGGCCAAGCCAGTGCAATGA
- a CDS encoding cytidine deaminase: MSKADPLIKAALTARSRAYAPYSDFLVGCAIESGEGKIAVGANMENACYRLGVCAEQSALAAAQQAFGLANIRRLAIVGGPRDAATSVAGEAVTPCGGCRQAILEAADEAGADLEIICCDHNGNSTMHTTIKALLPNSFTLK; encoded by the coding sequence ATGAGCAAAGCCGATCCCTTGATCAAGGCGGCGCTTACTGCGCGAAGCCGTGCTTATGCACCCTATTCCGATTTCCTTGTCGGCTGCGCGATTGAAAGTGGCGAAGGGAAGATTGCTGTCGGTGCAAATATGGAAAATGCCTGCTATCGCCTTGGTGTTTGCGCAGAACAATCGGCGCTTGCTGCCGCGCAACAGGCCTTCGGGCTCGCAAACATCCGGCGCCTGGCAATTGTCGGCGGCCCGCGCGATGCGGCCACCAGTGTAGCGGGCGAGGCGGTGACACCATGTGGCGGTTGCAGGCAAGCCATATTGGAAGCTGCTGACGAGGCAGGCGCGGATCTCGAAATCATCTGTTGCGATCACAATGGTAACAGCACGATGCACACCACGATCAAGGCGCTTTTGCCCAATTCCTTCACGCTGAAATAG
- a CDS encoding FecR domain-containing protein, with the protein MRYSNIVLASFAAIFCFAIAVVAFPSAAVAQVDDAIVTYRMERGDTLVSVKQRFLTGRMAVARVARLNRIRDPRRIPIGTVLRLPRNLLAWRSADLAIRGFSGPVEIDGAAPDLGAQLAEGAVIRTGRNGFISLQSADGATFAVPSNSTARIERARIYRLRDLRDVEFRILDGRGEIEVPVLRDGERFRGSTPVAVTAVRGTLFRVGFAEDESLGVTEVIEGTVSVETGDTSQLTPEGFGISVSPSGLGEPETLLPPAEIANPGAIQTGGVVTFSISPPAGAVATRTQIARDAGFLEVVGEDITSELVARFEEVEDGRYFVRSRGISRGGIEGLSETFTFRRKRLGAEATVEPSQLADGFRFAWLPIGEGITHFAFQLWREGEAGALIYDEIALPGSAIVVTGLEPDVYIWRVAAIQSDAEDGLLKVWGPDQSLTVSPE; encoded by the coding sequence ATGCGCTATTCCAACATTGTTCTGGCCAGTTTTGCAGCGATTTTCTGTTTCGCCATTGCGGTCGTTGCATTCCCTTCCGCGGCTGTGGCGCAGGTTGATGATGCCATCGTTACCTACCGTATGGAGCGCGGAGATACGCTTGTTTCCGTGAAACAGCGTTTCCTCACGGGGCGCATGGCCGTGGCGCGGGTTGCGCGGCTAAACCGCATCAGGGACCCGCGACGCATACCAATCGGCACAGTGCTGCGCCTGCCCCGTAACCTGCTTGCATGGCGATCTGCCGATCTCGCCATTCGCGGCTTTTCCGGCCCAGTGGAGATAGACGGCGCAGCACCGGATCTTGGCGCGCAATTGGCTGAAGGAGCGGTGATCCGCACCGGACGCAATGGCTTTATTTCTCTGCAATCTGCCGACGGTGCGACATTTGCTGTGCCATCAAACTCCACCGCCCGGATTGAACGCGCGCGTATTTACCGGCTGCGCGATTTGCGCGATGTGGAGTTTCGTATTCTGGATGGCCGGGGCGAGATAGAGGTCCCCGTCTTGCGCGACGGGGAACGTTTCCGCGGCAGCACGCCTGTCGCCGTCACAGCAGTGCGCGGCACGCTTTTCCGCGTTGGTTTTGCCGAGGATGAATCGCTTGGCGTGACCGAAGTGATCGAAGGCACGGTATCGGTTGAAACAGGGGATACATCGCAACTGACACCAGAAGGGTTCGGGATTTCCGTTTCACCTTCCGGACTTGGTGAACCTGAAACCTTGTTGCCTCCCGCCGAAATCGCCAATCCGGGTGCAATTCAGACAGGGGGAGTGGTGACATTCAGCATCTCGCCGCCCGCTGGTGCTGTCGCTACGCGGACACAAATCGCCCGCGATGCAGGCTTTCTGGAAGTCGTAGGTGAGGACATCACCAGCGAGCTGGTGGCAAGGTTTGAGGAGGTCGAGGACGGACGCTATTTCGTGCGATCGCGCGGGATTTCGCGCGGGGGCATAGAGGGGTTGTCCGAAACCTTCACTTTCCGTCGCAAACGGCTTGGGGCAGAAGCGACTGTAGAACCCTCTCAGCTCGCTGACGGATTTCGCTTCGCCTGGCTTCCAATTGGCGAGGGCATTACCCATTTCGCCTTCCAGCTCTGGCGAGAGGGGGAAGCCGGTGCGCTGATTTATGATGAAATTGCGCTGCCCGGCAGCGCAATCGTTGTTACCGGGCTGGAACCGGACGTTTATATCTGGCGCGTGGCGGCAATCCAGTCCGATGCAGAAGATGGCCTGCTCAAGGTTTGGGGGCCAGATCAATCGCTGACGGTATCGCCAGAGTGA
- a CDS encoding CHASE2 domain-containing protein, with translation MVTRRLFAEWLILFAAGVALGFLAARIDLANRLDASLLDRAAALAHPAASSDIVIVAIDDASLAQTGAWPWPRTIHAQLLDRLAEAVSGPVMFDVLFLEPSTQANDAAFAQAISRHGQVVLPMTFAARPNAVSGIVPIFPIDPFLQSAAAIGHVAITPDDDGVLRRVDLVMEADGRSFPQFAQAARSLGQIAIADRGADPVVSFHPEGTYSQVSAEAVIKGNVPEEFLHGKTVLVGATAQGMGDRYSVGAGGVDVLSGVEIQANLFDALRGGVLVRDLPPFWSGLLAAFALLAQFLVFWKMSPRAGLCATLAIAGLALTGTFALVSLAGLWVAPGVAILIVIFAYPLWGWRRLTSVSAYLEEEAAFLRPEGARRAKVEGFDRIARQVARMRGLVSHVSEGFAFLDKVIEAAPDPILVLDRQGLIIMTNAKGQELFPDWDRNNPALLVTLLEQCDAGLDPERSEIGFKGGRIFLVARAALEMGDSIQSGEIIMLRDVSATRRREEERREMLEFLSHDMRTPQVAIIGLAGRLGKDAQAEDIADRIRTQATRTLKLSDDFVQLARMDESDPELEDCDLVAAVEEADDRAYSAARARGIAIISDLPGDPLYADADPSLIARLLDNLIGNAIKFSPQGSTVSIALQQALRGKVELIVSDEGPGLPPERRDNPFGRFGAHEGKAGPSVGLGLALVKRVVEKHGGAIRVETGDDTGTRFSIELPQSR, from the coding sequence ATGGTGACTCGTAGGCTTTTTGCAGAATGGCTGATCCTCTTTGCAGCAGGTGTCGCACTGGGTTTCCTTGCCGCCCGGATAGATCTTGCAAACCGATTGGATGCCAGTCTGCTCGACCGCGCGGCCGCATTGGCCCACCCTGCTGCATCATCCGATATCGTAATTGTCGCCATTGACGATGCAAGCCTTGCACAAACAGGTGCCTGGCCATGGCCACGCACCATTCATGCACAATTGCTGGACCGGCTGGCAGAAGCCGTCAGCGGGCCAGTGATGTTCGATGTTCTTTTCCTTGAACCATCCACTCAGGCAAATGATGCGGCCTTTGCTCAGGCCATCTCGCGCCACGGACAAGTGGTGCTGCCCATGACTTTTGCCGCGCGGCCCAATGCCGTTTCCGGCATCGTTCCAATATTTCCGATTGATCCATTCTTGCAAAGCGCCGCGGCAATCGGCCATGTGGCGATAACGCCCGACGATGATGGCGTATTGCGGCGTGTCGATCTCGTGATGGAGGCAGACGGACGCAGTTTTCCCCAATTCGCCCAGGCGGCGCGATCGCTGGGTCAAATCGCTATCGCAGATCGGGGCGCCGATCCGGTCGTCTCATTTCATCCCGAAGGCACTTATTCGCAAGTATCTGCCGAAGCTGTGATCAAGGGCAACGTGCCAGAAGAATTTTTGCACGGAAAAACGGTGCTGGTAGGGGCTACTGCACAAGGCATGGGAGATCGGTATTCGGTCGGTGCAGGTGGGGTCGATGTGCTGTCCGGCGTCGAAATCCAGGCCAATCTGTTTGATGCCTTGCGCGGTGGGGTTCTGGTCCGCGATCTGCCGCCTTTTTGGTCCGGCCTGCTTGCCGCATTTGCGTTGCTGGCGCAATTCCTCGTCTTCTGGAAGATGTCGCCGCGGGCAGGCCTTTGCGCGACGTTGGCCATTGCAGGATTGGCACTGACGGGCACTTTTGCACTGGTGTCACTGGCCGGCTTGTGGGTTGCCCCGGGCGTGGCAATTCTCATCGTGATCTTCGCTTATCCTCTTTGGGGATGGCGCCGTCTGACCTCGGTAAGCGCCTATCTGGAGGAGGAGGCCGCCTTTCTGCGCCCCGAAGGCGCGCGACGTGCCAAGGTCGAAGGGTTCGACCGGATTGCCCGGCAGGTTGCAAGAATGCGCGGGCTTGTGAGCCACGTGAGCGAGGGGTTCGCCTTTCTCGACAAGGTGATCGAAGCTGCGCCCGATCCGATTCTGGTGCTCGACAGGCAAGGCCTGATCATTATGACCAATGCCAAGGGGCAGGAGCTGTTTCCCGACTGGGACAGGAATAATCCCGCACTCCTGGTTACTCTGTTGGAGCAATGCGACGCAGGGCTTGATCCGGAACGCAGTGAGATTGGCTTTAAGGGCGGTCGTATCTTTCTTGTCGCCCGTGCGGCGCTGGAAATGGGCGATAGCATTCAAAGCGGTGAAATCATCATGTTGCGCGATGTCTCCGCCACACGAAGGCGCGAGGAGGAACGGCGTGAAATGCTCGAATTCCTGTCGCATGACATGCGTACGCCGCAGGTGGCGATCATCGGTCTGGCAGGCAGGCTGGGCAAGGATGCCCAGGCCGAGGATATTGCCGACCGCATTCGCACGCAGGCCACACGCACTTTGAAATTGTCCGACGATTTCGTGCAGCTGGCTCGTATGGACGAAAGCGATCCAGAGTTAGAGGATTGTGATCTTGTCGCCGCGGTAGAAGAAGCCGATGATCGGGCCTATTCGGCAGCGCGCGCCCGCGGGATCGCAATAATATCGGACCTTCCCGGAGACCCGCTTTACGCCGATGCTGACCCGTCACTCATCGCGCGGCTGCTAGATAATCTGATCGGCAATGCGATCAAATTCTCGCCCCAAGGCAGCACTGTGTCTATCGCCCTGCAACAAGCGTTGAGAGGCAAGGTTGAACTGATCGTCAGCGATGAAGGACCCGGATTGCCGCCGGAACGGCGGGACAATCCCTTTGGGCGGTTCGGCGCACATGAGGGCAAGGCTGGTCCCAGTGTCGGGCTGGGGCTAGCCTTGGTGAAACGCGTGGTCGAGAAACATGGCGGGGCGATCAGGGTTGAGACGGGCGATGACACAGGAACCCGTTTCAGTATCGAATTGCCACAAAGCCGGTAA
- a CDS encoding response regulator transcription factor, translated as MRIAIADDDQEVLDQISSCLEPTGYDVDRFRNGRDLLISLKRETYDVVLVDWNMPGATGLEIVSWGADSLEHPPAFILITSRSEKADIVKGLERGASDYIVKPESEEVIVARIEAAARRRAPAAKTERYQTFGRYRVDGQETVIERDGEPIKLTAKEFKVAALFFDNLNRPLSRSYIFSQIWGNMGDIATRTLDMHVSRVRSKLELRPHNGFAIQTVFGFGYRMNSFFDEGDDNDGEVAES; from the coding sequence TTGAGAATAGCAATCGCCGATGACGATCAGGAGGTCCTCGACCAGATCTCCTCATGCTTGGAACCAACCGGATACGATGTGGATCGATTTCGTAACGGGCGCGACCTACTCATCTCTCTCAAGCGGGAAACGTATGATGTCGTCCTGGTAGACTGGAACATGCCGGGAGCCACCGGGCTGGAAATTGTCAGCTGGGGCGCTGATAGTCTCGAGCATCCACCAGCCTTCATCCTCATAACCAGCCGATCTGAAAAAGCGGACATTGTGAAAGGGCTGGAACGCGGCGCCAGCGATTACATCGTCAAACCTGAAAGCGAAGAAGTCATTGTCGCCCGCATAGAGGCGGCAGCCCGCCGCCGCGCCCCGGCAGCCAAGACGGAGCGTTACCAGACCTTTGGCCGCTATCGCGTTGACGGACAGGAAACCGTGATCGAAAGGGACGGAGAACCAATCAAGCTCACGGCGAAAGAATTCAAGGTCGCGGCCCTGTTTTTTGACAATCTCAACCGCCCGCTTTCGCGCAGCTACATCTTCTCCCAGATATGGGGCAATATGGGCGATATCGCCACGCGCACGCTGGACATGCATGTCTCGCGCGTGCGTTCCAAACTGGAATTGCGCCCGCATAACGGCTTTGCCATTCAAACCGTCTTCGGATTCGGCTATCGCATGAATTCCTTTTTCGATGAAGGCGATGATAATGATGGAGAAGTGGCTGAAAGCTGA
- the bioB gene encoding biotin synthase BioB, which translates to MDTLISAESTIRNDWTREEIADLFGLPFTELLFRAAQTHRAHHAADEVQLCTLLSIKTGGCPEDCGYCSQSAHADSGVEATKLMDVRQVLQSAAQAKDAGSQRFCMGAAWRNPKERDMPKIVEIVKGVREMGMETCMTLGMLSPKQADMLAEAGLDYYNHNIDTGPEYYDRVITTRNYQDRLDTLGNVRDAGINVCSGGIVGMGETRADRVGFVHTLATLESHPESVPVNALVPVKGTPLGDMLADTPVAKIDDIEFVRTIAVARICMPQSMVRLSAGRESMSDATQALCFMAGANSIFTGDKLLTAPNAGDDSDAALFQRLGITPMQGEEPLRAAKSCAASSNAESVPAQ; encoded by the coding sequence ATGGACACGCTGATTTCCGCTGAATCGACTATACGCAATGACTGGACGCGCGAGGAAATCGCCGACCTGTTCGGTTTGCCATTTACTGAACTGCTGTTTCGGGCAGCGCAGACCCATCGCGCACATCATGCTGCCGATGAAGTGCAATTGTGCACCCTGCTGTCGATCAAGACCGGCGGTTGCCCGGAAGATTGCGGATATTGTTCGCAAAGCGCGCATGCCGATAGCGGTGTCGAAGCGACCAAGCTGATGGATGTGCGGCAGGTGTTGCAGAGCGCAGCGCAGGCAAAGGATGCCGGATCGCAGCGTTTCTGCATGGGCGCAGCATGGCGCAACCCGAAAGAACGCGACATGCCCAAGATTGTCGAGATCGTGAAAGGCGTTCGCGAAATGGGAATGGAGACATGCATGACGCTTGGCATGCTTTCTCCGAAACAGGCTGATATGCTGGCCGAGGCGGGCCTCGATTACTACAATCACAACATCGATACCGGTCCCGAATATTATGACCGGGTCATCACCACGCGCAATTACCAGGACAGACTCGATACGCTGGGCAATGTGCGCGACGCTGGCATCAACGTGTGCAGTGGCGGGATCGTAGGCATGGGCGAAACGCGCGCCGACCGTGTTGGCTTTGTCCACACGCTCGCCACGCTGGAGAGTCATCCTGAAAGCGTTCCGGTCAATGCGCTGGTGCCGGTGAAGGGCACACCGCTTGGCGATATGCTGGCAGATACGCCTGTGGCCAAGATCGACGATATAGAATTCGTCCGCACAATTGCCGTGGCGCGCATTTGCATGCCGCAAAGCATGGTGCGCCTTTCCGCAGGGCGTGAAAGCATGTCTGATGCGACACAGGCGCTGTGTTTCATGGCAGGTGCAAATTCGATCTTCACAGGCGACAAGCTGCTGACCGCGCCTAATGCGGGTGACGATAGCGATGCCGCCCTGTTCCAGCGTCTGGGCATTACGCCGATGCAGGGGGAGGAGCCTCTGCGCGCAGCCAAGTCCTGCGCCGCATCGAGCAATGCCGAAAGCGTGCCGGCGCAATAG
- the bioD gene encoding dethiobiotin synthase encodes MKGFIVTGTDTGIGKTVFAAGLTAALRGTYWKPVQSGLEEETDTEVVARLCAGTGAQVLPEAYRLKTPCSPHEAARIDGITMDCDRLKLPAAEDPLIVEGAGGVLVPYTDDLLAADLFSCWALPAIIVARTALGTISHTLLTVEALKARGVLIAGVVFTGEEEPVAQRAIAHFSGVAQLGRLPQLEPLDAAGLSAAFATNIRLDLMA; translated from the coding sequence GTGAAGGGGTTTATCGTCACCGGCACTGACACTGGCATCGGCAAGACCGTGTTTGCTGCGGGTCTCACTGCTGCACTGCGCGGCACATATTGGAAGCCTGTGCAAAGCGGGCTGGAAGAAGAAACCGATACAGAGGTGGTGGCGCGGCTTTGTGCGGGTACGGGCGCGCAGGTCCTACCTGAAGCCTATCGGCTCAAAACACCGTGTTCACCGCATGAGGCCGCGCGGATTGACGGGATCACGATGGATTGTGACAGGCTGAAATTGCCCGCAGCGGAAGACCCCTTGATCGTCGAAGGGGCGGGCGGCGTACTTGTTCCCTATACCGATGATCTTCTTGCTGCAGACCTGTTTTCCTGTTGGGCCTTGCCCGCCATTATAGTTGCGCGCACCGCGCTTGGCACAATCAGCCATACTTTGCTAACGGTGGAGGCGCTTAAGGCGCGCGGGGTATTGATCGCGGGCGTGGTATTTACAGGGGAGGAGGAACCGGTGGCGCAACGGGCCATCGCGCATTTCAGCGGCGTTGCACAATTGGGCCGCCTGCCGCAGCTTGAACCTCTTGATGCGGCCGGCCTTTCTGCCGCATTTGCCACCAATATCCGCCTGGATTTGATGGCATGA
- a CDS encoding adenosylmethionine--8-amino-7-oxononanoate transaminase, translated as MSSPVWHPFHQHGLGEDIPLVERAEGALLYTSDGREIVDAISSWWVTTLGHNHPRIVAAIRQQAEKLDQLIFAGWTHQPAEDLARGLIAMTPPALQYVFFSDSGSTAVEVALKMALGFWANRGESRHRILVLEHSYHGDTIGAMSIGERGVYNRAYSPLLFDVGTIPFPHKGAEQASLDALNSACSAGDIAAFIVEPLVLGAGGMLVYPAHVLAEMRAICAAHDVLFIADEVMTGWGRTGTLLACEQAGVVPDILCLAKGITGGSMPLAVTMASAPIYDAHYSTDRSKLFFHSSSYTANPIACAAANANLAIWQEGGVLEQVTSLAAREADGFAHLAAKHSLANLRQCGSIIAMDVDVTDAGYLSDLAPRMKAGFLQRDILLRPLGNTIYLMPPYCMTQDQLDRILTAIDEVLTEVL; from the coding sequence ATGAGCAGCCCTGTCTGGCATCCGTTTCACCAGCACGGGCTGGGCGAGGACATTCCGCTGGTAGAGCGCGCCGAGGGCGCATTGCTCTACACTTCTGACGGACGCGAAATTGTTGACGCGATTTCCAGCTGGTGGGTCACCACGCTGGGGCATAACCATCCGCGCATTGTCGCAGCAATCCGCCAGCAAGCCGAAAAGCTTGACCAGCTTATTTTCGCGGGTTGGACCCACCAACCTGCCGAGGATCTGGCGCGGGGCCTGATTGCAATGACGCCGCCCGCGCTGCAATATGTCTTTTTTTCCGATTCAGGCTCTACCGCAGTGGAGGTTGCGCTCAAGATGGCGCTGGGATTCTGGGCCAATCGCGGGGAGTCACGCCATCGCATATTGGTGCTGGAACATAGCTATCATGGCGATACGATCGGCGCGATGTCTATTGGCGAACGCGGCGTTTACAATCGCGCTTATTCCCCGCTCCTGTTCGATGTTGGCACTATCCCGTTCCCGCATAAAGGGGCAGAGCAGGCGAGTCTTGATGCTCTCAATTCTGCTTGCAGCGCAGGCGATATCGCCGCCTTCATCGTGGAGCCGCTGGTGCTGGGGGCTGGTGGAATGCTGGTCTATCCGGCGCATGTTCTTGCAGAAATGCGCGCCATTTGTGCGGCGCATGACGTGCTGTTCATCGCCGATGAAGTGATGACCGGCTGGGGCCGTACGGGCACTTTGCTTGCTTGCGAACAGGCGGGCGTAGTTCCCGACATACTCTGCCTTGCCAAGGGCATTACTGGTGGCAGCATGCCTCTGGCGGTGACGATGGCAAGCGCGCCGATCTACGATGCGCATTATTCGACCGACCGATCAAAGTTGTTTTTCCATTCTTCCAGCTACACAGCCAACCCCATCGCCTGCGCCGCCGCCAACGCCAATCTGGCGATATGGCAGGAAGGCGGGGTGCTGGAGCAGGTGACGTCGCTGGCCGCCAGAGAGGCCGATGGCTTTGCCCATCTGGCCGCGAAACACAGTCTTGCGAATTTGCGCCAATGCGGCAGCATCATTGCGATGGATGTGGACGTGACCGATGCAGGCTACCTTTCCGACCTCGCGCCGAGAATGAAAGCAGGCTTCCTGCAGCGCGATATACTGCTGCGGCCATTGGGCAATACGATCTACCTGATGCCGCCTTATTGCATGACGCAGGATCAGCTTGATCGAATCCTCACCGCGATAGACGAAGTGCTGACCGAAGTGCTCTAA